In a single window of the Coffea eugenioides isolate CCC68of chromosome 3, Ceug_1.0, whole genome shotgun sequence genome:
- the LOC113765547 gene encoding uncharacterized protein LOC113765547 translates to MLIGGAAAGGGGGGARWSNKCLILGILILIAMVVKEETSCIGVEAATPKAYVRREAGHLQWHHGAFQDVKDSVRSEVRQMLHSRAEVPFQVPLEVNIVLIGFNGDGGYRYTIDSQKLEDFMRVSFASHRLSCLETGQPLDIEHHIVYNVFPVGQPELIALERALKEAMLPAGTAREADFGREVPLFEVDATVVEAEFQNLYSFLFDMENGGHSVEEMDRPWPTAIFVVNFDKVRVDPRNKDIDLDSLMYGRIAQLNEEELQKQEGDYIYRYRYNGGGATQVWLSSGRFVVIDLSAGPCTYGKIETEEGSVSSKTLPRLKNVIFPRGSNLVSEHSAHDIFVGQLGALIATTVEHVIAPDVRFETVDMATRLLIPIIVLQNHNRYNIMEKGHNYSINIEAIEAEVKKMVHRGEEVVIVGGVHPLHHHEKLAIAVSKAMRGHSLQETKKDGRFHVHTKTYLDGAILKEEMERSADVLAAGLLEVSDPSLSSKFFLRQNWVDQSDSSSDSLLKHKPIWATYGQWGKDKKRRKEMKKQGDLYRTYGTRVIPVFVLSLADVDENLMMEDESFVWTSNEVIIVLQHQSEKIQLSYVSELERRQAIPSQAQRHILAGLASVVGGLSAPYEKASHVHERPIVNWLWAAGCHPFGPFSNTSGISQMLQDVALRNTIYARVDSALHRIRDTSEAIQAFAAEYLKTPLGEPVKGKKNKSSTELWLEKFYKKTTTLPEPFPHELVERLEKYLDNLEEQLVDLSSLLYDHRLQDAHLNSTQIFQSSIFTEQYVDHILAREREQMKCCSVEYRLPVQSSQNFIYAGILLAGFVVYFVVIFFSAPVR, encoded by the exons atGCTAATAGGAGGAGCAGCagcaggaggaggaggaggaggagcaaGGTGGAGCAACAAATGTTTGATATTGGGGATTTTGATATTAATAGCGATGGTAGTGAAGGAGGAGACTAGTTGTATCGGGGTTGAAGCGGCAACGCCCAAAGCTTATGTGAGAAGAGAAGCAGGGCATCTGCAGTGGCATCATGGAGCCTTTCAGGATGTCAAAGATTCCGTCCGATCTGAAGTCCGTCAAATGCTGCATTCTCGCGCCGAG GTTCCGTTTCAAGTACCCCTTGAAGTAAATATTGTCCTCATTGGTTTTAATGGTGACGGAGGCTATAGGTATACCATTGATTCTCAAAAGTTAGAGGATTTTATGAGAGTCAGTTTCGCATCTCATAGGCTGTCATGCCTTGAGACAGGCCAGCCTCTTGATATAGAGCATCACATCGTGTATAATGTATTCCCT GTTGGGCAGCCAGAACTTATCGCCCTTGAGAGAGCATTAAAAGAAGCAATGCTTCCTGCTGGCACAGCCAGAGAG GCTGATTTTGGAAGGGAAGTTCCTTTGTTTGAGGTGGATGCAACAGTTGTTGAGGCAGAGTTTCAGAATCTGTATTCCTTCCTGTTTGACATGGAAAATGGAGGACATTCTGTGGAAGAAATGGACAGACCTTGGCCAACTgcaatttttgttgtcaattttGATAAG GTAAGAGTTGATCCAAGGAACAAGGATATCGATCTTGACAGTTTGATGTATGGAAGAATTGCACAGCTAAATGAGGAAGAGCTGCAAAAGCAAGAGGGTGATTACATCTATCGATATCGTTATAATGGAGGGGGAGCAACTCAGGTTTGGCTGAGTTCTGGCAG GTTTGTTGTGATTGACCTCTCAGCTGGCCCTTGCACATATGGAAAAATTGAAACTGAAGAAGGAAGTGTTAGCTCTAAAACACTACCTCGATTGAAAAACGTCATATTTCCAAGAGGATCAAATTTAGTGAGTGAGCATTCTGCACATGATATATTTGTTGGGCAGCTTGGTGCTCTGATTGCTACCACAGTTGAGCATGTTATTGCTCCGGATGTTAG GTTTGAAACTGTTGATATGGCAACGAGGTTGCTTATACCAATAATTGTCCTCCAAAATCATAATCGTTACAATATCATGGAGAAAGGCCACAATTACAGTATTAATATTGAAGCTATTGAGGCTGAG GTTAAGAAAATGGTTCACCGGGGTGAGGAAGTAGTAATAGTAGGAGGTGTACATCCGCTGCATCACCATGAAAAGTTGGCTATTGCTGTTTCAAAAGCAATGAGAGGGCATTCCCTTCAAGAAACCAAGAAGGATGGACGCTTCCATGTGCATACAAAGACATATCTGGATGGTGCTATTCTGAAAGAG GAAATGGAGCGGTCAGCTGATGTCCTTGCTGCTGGCCTACTCGAGGTGTCTGATCCATCCCTTTCAAGCAAATTTTTCCTCAGACAG AACTGGGTGGATCAAAGTGATAGCTCAAGTGATTCCCTACTAAAACACAAACCTATCTGGGCTACTTATGGCCAATGGGGAAAGGACAAGAAACGGAGAAAAGAGATGAAGAAACAAGGGGATTTGTACCGGACCTATGGAACTAGAGTTATTCCAGT CTTTGTTCTATCACTAGCCGATGTTGATGAAAATCTTATGATGGAGGATGAAAGTTTTGTATGGACAAGTAATGAAGTAATTATTGTCCTTCAGCATCAAAGCGAAAAGATACAGTTGAG TTATGTTTCGGAATTGGAAAGAAGGCAAGCTATTCCATCACAAGCACAGCGACATATATTGGCGGGGCTGGCTTCTGTTGTAGGCGGATTGAGTGCACCATATGAAAAGGCGTCTCATGTGCATGAAAGGCCCATCGTAAATTGGCTCTGGGCTGCTGGTTGTCATCCATTTGGACCATTTTCTAATACTTCAGGAATTAGTCAAATGCTGCAGGATGTTGCACTG AGGAACACAATCTATGCACGTGTTGATTCTGCCCTTCACCGAATAAGGGATACATCAGAG GCTATCCAAGCTTTCGCTGCAGAGTACTTGAAAACTCCTCTTGGTGAACCGGTGAAGGGTAAAAAGAACAAGTCAAGCACTGAGCTCTGGCTGGAAAAGTTTTATAAGAAAACTACCACCTTGCCTGAACCGTTCCCGCATGAATTGGTTGAGCGGTTGGAAAAGTACCTGGAT AACCTTGAAGAACAGCTTGTTGATCTGTCTTCCCTGCTTTACGATCATCGGCTACAAGATGCACACTTGAATAGTACCCAGATTTTCCAGAGCTCCATATTCACCGAGCA GTATGTGGACCATATTTTGGCCCGTGAGAGAGAGCAAATGAAATGTTGCAGCGTTGAGTACAGACTTCCGGTGCAGTCTTCACAAAACTTCATTTATGCTGGAATTCTCTTAGCTGGTTTTGTTGTATACTTTGTTGTAATCTTCTTTTCAGCACCAGTTCGTTAA
- the LOC113766824 gene encoding putative ubiquitin-conjugating enzyme E2 38 — MAPGDNKVAANTIEFPQFDILSGDSAHSDHYFIHSNKSKKAQGCFNDSTSAVSKKIAKEWKILEKDLPDSIYVRVYEQRIDLLRAVIIGAAGTPYHDGLFFLDIVLPSDYPNQPPKVYYHAHGLRLNPNLYSNGTVCLSLIHTWTGRGVELWTPAKSTILQLLVSIQGLVLNSKPYFNEPGREVGLYSKAERWTKKSMAYNEEVFILSCKTMQYNLRKASKGFESFVVEHFRARGDFILAAIRAYINGDATVGQYQECVSASLSSVPVSSKFKANLEKMHLDLRSAFHGIDTSPPKMKKLPLEGMREEKEATSDAVKSRSSAEESKQGISSRILKVLKKIFE, encoded by the coding sequence GTGACAACAAAGTTGCTGCCAACACCATCGAATTTCCACAGTTCGACATTTTATCAGGTGATTCAGCTCATTCAGATCACTACTTCATTCATTCTAACAAGTCCAAAAAGGCTCAAGGCTGCTTCAACGATTCAACAAGTGCCGTGTCGAAGAAAATTGCAAAAGAGTGGAAAATCCTTGAGAAAGATCTTCCTGACTCCATTTATGTACGAGTTTATGAGCAGAGAATTGACTTGCTTCGAGCTGTGATCATTGGTGCTGCTGGAACTCCTTATCATGATGGTCTTTTCTTCCTTGACATTGTTCTGCCTTCTGATTATCCAAACCAACCTCCTAAAGTGTATTATCATGCCCATGGCCTGCGTTTAAATCCCAATCTATATTCAAACGGGACGGTTTGCTTGAGTTTGATCCATACTTGGACCGGTCGAGGTGTGGAGTTATGGACTCCTGCTAAGTCCACCATTCTTCAGCTGTTGGTCTCCATTCAAGGACTTGTGCTTAACAGTAAGCCATACTTCAATGAGCCTGGACGTGAAGTTGGACTGTACAGCAAGGCTGAACGTTGGACCAAAAAATCAATGGCTTATAATGAAGAGGTTTTTATCTTGTCTTGTAAGACAATGCAGTACAATTTGCGAAAGGCATCAAAGGGTTTTGAGAGTTTTGTTGTAGAACATTTTCGAGCACGTGGAGATTTTATATTGGCGGCTATCAGGGCTTATATAAATGGTGATGCTACCGTTGGCCAATATCAAGAGTGCGTATCAGCTTCATTGTCCTCTGTTCCAGTGTCAAGCAAATTTAAGGCAAATTTGGAGAAGATGCATTTGGATCTTAGGTCGGCCTTCCATGGGATTGACACTTCTCCaccaaaaatgaagaaattaccATTGGAAGGCatgagagaagaaaaagaagcgACGTCAGATGCAGTGAAGTCTCGGTCAAGTGCGGAAGAATCCAAACAAGGAATATCAAGCAGAATTTTGAAGGTCCTGAAGAAGATTTTTGAATGA